In Falsirhodobacter halotolerans, the DNA window GAACCAGATGCACATGCCCGCCGGGCAGGAGGTGGAGATCGTGGTGACAAGTCCCGACGTGATCCACAGCTTCTGGGTGCCCCGTCTGGGCGGCAAGATCGACGCGATTCCCGGCCATGCCAACACCATCGTCCTGCAGGCCGACCGGCCCGGCGATTTCGGCGGCGTCTGCGCCGAATATTGCGGGGTGGGGCATCAGGACATGGCCTTCACCGTGACCGCCCACGATGTCTGGCCGGTGCAGCCATGACCCCGATCCAACGTCACAACGCGCTTGAACGTATCTGGGGCACCGCCCCCGGATGGGGCCGTCTGGCCGCCGTCAACCATTCGATCCTGGGCAAGCGGTTCATGATCACCGCGCTGGTCTTCTTCGCGATCGGCGGGCTGCTGGCCATGCTGATCCGCACGCAACTCGCCTCCCGCGACAGCGTGTTCATGGAGGCGGGGACCTATGCGCAGGTCTTCACCATGCACGGAACGATCATGATGTTCCTGTTCGCCATCCCCTTCTTCGAAGGGTTGGCGATCTACCTCCTGCCCAAGATGCTAGGGGCCCGCGATCTCGCCTTCCCGCGCCTGACCGCCTATGGCTACTGGTGCTATCTCATGGGCGGATCGATCCTGATCATGGCACTTCTTCTGGGGGTCGCGCCGGATGCGGGATGGTTCATGTATGCCCCCCTGTCCTCGGCCACCTACAGCCCCGGCATCAACGCCGACATCTGGCTGCTGGGGATCACCTTCGTGGAGATTTCGGCCCTGTCGGCGGCGGTGGAGATTCTGGTGTCGATCCTTCTGCTGCGCGC includes these proteins:
- a CDS encoding cbb3-type cytochrome c oxidase subunit I, yielding MTPIQRHNALERIWGTAPGWGRLAAVNHSILGKRFMITALVFFAIGGLLAMLIRTQLASRDSVFMEAGTYAQVFTMHGTIMMFLFAIPFFEGLAIYLLPKMLGARDLAFPRLTAYGYWCYLMGGSILIMALLLGVAPDAGWFMYAPLSSATYSPGINADIWLLGITFVEISALSAAVEILVSILLLRAPGMSLDRMPIFGWYMLVVAGMMLVGFPPLILGSLLLEAERAFGLPFFDPTRGGDPLLWQHLFWLFGHPEVYIIFLPAAGVLSTLIPVFSGTPLVGYRAIVAAIV